From the Porphyrobacter sp. CACIAM 03H1 genome, the window CTACACCGGCCTCGTCGTCGCCGAGGGGGCGGTGCGGGCGATGACTTGGGGCTTCCCGCTGGTGCTCAAGGGCGCGAAGGGCCAGCCCCTGAAGCCGAAGCCGGTGAACAACGCGCGCTCCGACAAGCTCGCGACCGGGTTCTGGCGCCACGCCTTCGAGCATCGCCGCTGCCTGATCCCGCTCGAGGCCTGGGGCGAGGCCGAGGGGCCGAAGGGCCGGATGACCCGCACCTGGCTGTCGCTTCCCGACCGGCCCCTGTTCGCCGCGGCCGGCGTGTGGCGGCCTTCGGAGGAATGGGGCGATTGCTATTCGATGGTGATGACCGCCAGCGAAGGCACCGATGCCGCTGCCGTGCACGAACGCATGCCGGTGCTGCTCGCGCCCTCGGATCAAGCGCGCTGGCTCGAAGCGTCGCCGCAGGACGCCTTCGCCCTGTGCCGCGCATGGGCGGGGCCGCTGGCGATCGAGCGCACCGGCGACCCTTGGGGCAAGGCTGCCGCCCCTGCGCCCGCCCTGCAGCAGCCGGGGCTGTTCTAGGCGTAGCTCACTATCTCGAACTCGATCCCGTCCCAGTCGAAGAAGTAGAACCGCCGTCCGGGTTCGTAATCGGCATGGTTGAAGGATTCGAGCCCGGCCGCCGTCACCACCGCTTCGGCCGCATCCAGATCGTCGACCACCAGCCCGACATGATTGAGCGGCACGCCCTTGGCGAACGGCCGGGGCACGGTGCCGCGGGTGTAGACCGCGATGTAATCGTCGTCGCCACCGACATGGATGGTCTCCCCGCCAAGCTGGGAGGGCCCGCGCCACCGGATGCGCCAGCCCATCAATTGCGCGAGCAGCGCGGCGCTCCTGTCGATGTCGCTGACGGTGATGTTGACGTGTTCGAGATGTCCGGAGGGCATGGCAGAAGTCCTTTCGCAATGTGCCGACGCGCACCTGAAAAAGGCGGTGCGAATCGACGAACTTGCCGAAGGTGCAATCTCAACCTAACTTGAGGTCAAGCTTTATCGGAGAGCTCCTGCATGGCCGCCGCCCGCCGCCCGAAATCGACCGACCTGCTCACCATCGGCGAGATCGCGCGCCGCACCGGCCTCAGTGTGTCGGCGATCCGGTTCTACGAGGAGCGGGGCCTGATCGAGCCGGTGCGTACCGGCGGCAACCAGCGGCGCTTCCCGCGCTCGGACATCCGCCGCCTCAGCTTCATCCTGATCGCCCAGCGGCTCGGCCTCTCGCTCGGCGAGATCGAGGCCGAGCTTGGGCGGCTTCCGCATGGCCGCACGCCGACGACACCCGACTGGGAGGCGATCAGCGGCGCAGTCCGGGCGCGGCTCGATCAGCGCATCGCCGAGCTCGTCCGCACCCGCGACCGGCTCGACGGCTGCATCGGCTGCGGCTGCCTGAGCCTTTCCCATTGCGCGATCTGGAACCCCGGCGACGAACTGGGCGCGCAGGGACCGGGGCCGCGCAAGCTGCTGGCCTGAACCCCGCACCGCCGACTGCGGTCGACGAACGGCAATCACCTTCGATCAATCGCCGGTGCCGCTCCACCAAACCGGCTTTAACTCCGCGCGGCCCGCGTTACCATGCAAAGGATTGAAACAGGGGCCTCCTTCCATGCTCGAACTTGCCGGCGTCAGCCACACCTATCCCAACGGCACCCGCGCGCTCGACGATGTGACGCTGTCGATCCCCAAGGGGATGTTCGGCCTGCTCGGCCCCAATGGCGCGGGCAAGTCGACGCTGATGCGCACCATCGCCACGCTCCAGGCACCCACCCACGGAAGCATCCGTTTCGGCGACATCGACGTGCTGGCCGAGCCCGATCGCCTGCGCCGCACGCTGGGCTACCTGCCGCAGGATTTCGGCGTCTATCCGCGCATTTCGGCGCAGGCGATGCTCGATCACATGGCGGTGCTCAAGGGCGTGACCGCCGCGGGCGAGCGCAAGGCGATGGTCGAGCACCTGCTCAACCAGACCAACCTGTGGGCCGTGCGCGGCA encodes:
- a CDS encoding SOS response-associated peptidase — encoded protein: MCNLYRMTKNASEVAAWFDAVEGARGANFAAEVYPGYTGLVVAEGAVRAMTWGFPLVLKGAKGQPLKPKPVNNARSDKLATGFWRHAFEHRRCLIPLEAWGEAEGPKGRMTRTWLSLPDRPLFAAAGVWRPSEEWGDCYSMVMTASEGTDAAAVHERMPVLLAPSDQARWLEASPQDAFALCRAWAGPLAIERTGDPWGKAAAPAPALQQPGLF
- a CDS encoding VOC family protein, which codes for MPSGHLEHVNITVSDIDRSAALLAQLMGWRIRWRGPSQLGGETIHVGGDDDYIAVYTRGTVPRPFAKGVPLNHVGLVVDDLDAAEAVVTAAGLESFNHADYEPGRRFYFFDWDGIEFEIVSYA
- the soxR gene encoding redox-sensitive transcriptional activator SoxR, whose protein sequence is MAAARRPKSTDLLTIGEIARRTGLSVSAIRFYEERGLIEPVRTGGNQRRFPRSDIRRLSFILIAQRLGLSLGEIEAELGRLPHGRTPTTPDWEAISGAVRARLDQRIAELVRTRDRLDGCIGCGCLSLSHCAIWNPGDELGAQGPGPRKLLA